GCTTCGTCGAGCGATGGATAGACGCGGCGGCGGAAGCGCTGGCCGGACTTGACGATGTCCCCCATCTTCTTCTCGATGGCGGCCAGGTCGTCCGGGGTGAACGGCTTCGGCACGTCGAAGTCGTAGTAGAAGCCGTCCTTGATCGGCGGCCCGATGCCGAGCCGTGCCTCGCCGAACAGCTCCTGCACGGCCTGCGCCATGACGTGCGCGGTCGAGTGCCGCAGGACCGCGCGGCCGTCGTCGGTGTCGATGGCCACCGCCTCGACGCGCTCCTCGGCGGCCGGCGTCCACTCCAGATCGCGCAGCTTGCCGTCGCTGTCGCGTACGACGACGATCGCCTGCGCGCCGGTCGTGGGCAGGCCCGCTTTCTCCACCGCCTCCGCCGCCGTCGTGCCGGCCGGCACCACGACGGTGGCGGACACGGCGGGACTGACGGATGCGGACACGGTGATCTCCCAGATTCGGTAGCGGTGCATGTGAAACTGCACGCCGATCGTATCCAGGCCGTCGACGACGCCCGCACGGGATTCCCCTGGCGCTCGCCTACTCGGGGACGACCTGGCGGTCCGCCGACGAGAACGCGATCACGAAGATCGCCTCGGCGGTGCCGATGTTGCGCGCGTTGTGTACGGCTCCACGGGGAATGCTGATCGTGTCGCCGGCTGTCATCCGTACGCGATCGTCGTCGACACTGTGCTCGATCGTGCCCTGCAGCACGTGCAGGACCTCGTCGCAGTTGGGGTGATGGTGACGCGGATTCTGCCGGCCAGGTCGGATGTAGCAGCGGCCGACGGTCATCTCGGTCGAGTTGCCCAGCCGGCCGGACACCATCCAGACCAGCCGCCCCCAGTCATGGTCCTCGACCTCGTTGTCGGCCGGCCGCGCCGGCACCACGTCACTCATTGGACTCTCCAGGTGCTCGATTGGCTGCTTGCGTGACATCCAATGGCAACGAATTGGACTCTCCCGTGGAGACGCGCCGGTAGGCGTCGAAGAGCCGCATGATGGCCAGCGAGTCCGCCAGCGTGCCCTTCTCCGGCGGCCGGCCGTCCCGTACGGCGTCGCAGAAGTGCTGGAGCTCCGGCACATAGCCGAGATAGAAGAGGTTCTTGTTGGACAGCTGGCCGAGCGAGAACTCCGGCTCCCAGTGCAGCGGCGCCGCCGCGTCGTCGACGAGGAAGCTGCCCGTGCGGCCGTACTCGCCGTGGCTGCCGCGCCGGTAGTACGTGAGCTTCACACCGTTGTCCAGCACGGCGTTGGCGCCGTCGCCGATGACCTCGACGCGCTCCAGCGGACTCGCCGGACCGATGCCGGCCGCCAGGTGCAGTGTGCCGACCGCGCCGGAGGCGAACCGCAGCATCGCCACGCTGGCGCCGGAGATGGGTTCCCATTGGAAACCCATCTCGGCGACCGGGCCCATCAGATAATGCAGGATCGCGGCCGGATGGTAGATGTGGTCGAGGAACCCACGCATCGCGTTGAGGTCGCGGCGCTGCTCCGGCGCCGGCAGGGCCTGCGGATAGCGCACGCTGATCGACGTCGGCCGGCCAAACTCCGGGCTGTGCACGATCGAGTGCAGCTTCTCCATCGCCGGAGCGAAGATCTTCTTCAGGCCGGTCATCACATACCGGCCGGTCGTCGCGCTGAGGTCGGCGAGCATCTCGACCTCGGCGACAGAGGCGGCGGTCGGCTTCTCCATCCACACGTGTACGCCGGCACGCAGGCAGTCCGCGGCGATCTCGGTCGCCTGCACGCGGCCGTCGTCGTGGTATCCGGTGACGATGAACGCGACGGTCGGCCGCTCGCGCTCCAGCATCTCGCGGTGATCGGTGTAGCTGGCCGCCGCGCCGAACATCCGCGCGTACGTCCCGGCCCGGTCGGCCTGCTGGTCGCACACGGCACGCAGGTCCACCGGGACGTACTGGAGGCTCGGATAGATGTTCCGGTAGGAGTGACCACCGGCCCCGACGAACACCGCGGACAGCCGGTCCGCGTACTCGAACTGGTAGGTGACCGCGTCGCTCATGCACTCTCCCGCCGGATCCGGTCCGTCACTCGTCTCACCCTAGGTCGGCGACCGGCGCCGCCGGCGATCCTGACTAGACCAGCGGCGTGCCGGTCCGGGGCTGGCGTACGCTGGCCGACCCTGGCGTGATTCCCGGCCGTCGAGGAGGATCCGTGGCCGATTCTCGACCCGCTCCGTCCCGCCTGCTGGCGGCGCTGGTCCGCCGCAAACCGGTCGCCACGATGGCCGCCGAGACCGGCGCGGACACCGGCGGCGGACAGCTGAGCCGGTCGATCGGACTGTTCCAGCTCTCCACCATCGGCATCGGTGCGGTCATCGGCACCGGCATCTTCTTCGTGCTGTCGCAGGCCGTGCCGATGGCCGGCCCGGCGGTGGTCTGGTCGTTCGTGATCGCCGCGGTCGTCGCCGGCCTGACCGCAGTCTGCTACGCCGAGCTGGCCAGCGCCGTGCCGGTCTCCGGCTCGTCGTACTCCTACGCGTACGCGACCATGGGCGAGCTCGCCGCGATGGTCGTGGCCGCATGTCTGCTGCTGGAGTACGGCGTGTCCACCGCCGCCGTGGCGGTCGGCTGGTCGCAGTATCTGAACCAACTGCTGGACAACCTGTTCGGCCTGCGGCTGCCGGAACTGCTGGCCTCCGCGCCGAACGAAGGCGGCATCGTCAACCTGCCGGCGGTCGTGCTGGTGGCGCTGTGCGCGCTGCTGCTGATCCGCGGCACGAGCGAGTCCGCGCGGGTCAACGCGACCATGGTGATGATCAAGATCGCCGTGCTGGCGCTGTTCGTGGTGCTCGGCATCGCCGGATGGAAAGCCGACAACCTGGCCAACTTCGCGCCGTACGGCCTGGCCGGCGTGATCGGCGCGTCCGGCGTCATCTTCTTCACCTTCGTCGGCCTGGACGCGGTGTCGACGGCCGGCGAGGAGGTGAAGAACCCTCGGCGGACGATGCCGCTGGCGATCCTGATCGCGCTCGGCGCGGTGACCGCCGTCTACGTCCTGGTCGCCGTCGTCGCGGTCGCCGCTCAGCCGTCCGCGAGGTTCAAGGACCAGGAGGCCGGACTGGCCGCGATCCTGCAGAACATCGTCGGCGCCAGTTGGCCGGGGACCGTACTGGCGGCCGGCGCGATCATCTCGATCTTCAGCGTCACGCTGGTGACGCTCTACGGCCAGACGCGCATCCTGTTCGCGATGAGCCGCGACGGTCTCGCGCCGAAGGTGTTCCGCCGGGTCAACGCCCGTACGGTCACGCCGGTCCGGAACACGCTCATCGTGTCCGTCGCGGTGGCGGTGCTGGCCGGCCTGATCCCGATCGACTTCCTGTCCGAGATGACCAGCATCGGCACGCTCGTCGCGTTCATCGTGGTCTCGATCGGCGTGATCGTGCTGCGGTTCACCGCGCCAGACCTGCCACGCGGCTTCAAGGTGCCCGGCTATCCGGTCACGCCGGTCCTGTCGGTGCTCGGCTGCCTGGTCATCATCCGCAACCTGCGGCCGGTCACCATCCTGGCCTTCGTCGTGTGGACCGCCGTCGTCCTGGTCTGGTATTTCAGCTGGGGGATCCGGCATTCCGAGCTGGCGAAGGCCGAGCGCGACGAGGTGTCGTCATGACCGTCGTCGTCGGTCTCCCCCGTGGCCAACGTGCCTCCGCCGCTCTGCATTTGGCCGCGCTGCTGGCACGCTCCAGCGGCGACAGCCTCGTCGTCTGCGCGGTGGCGCCGGCGGCGTGGCCGCCTGGCCCGGCTCGCGTCGACGAGGAATACCAGCAGTACGTCGAGAAGACCAACCGCGAGGCGCTGGAGTCGGCCGGCCTGGTGCTGCCGTCCGACCTCGACATCATCCTGGAGAGCACGCGGGCCAGGTCGGTGCCGGCCGGTCTGCTGGAGACCGCCGCCAAGCACCGCGCCCGTGTGCTGGTGCTCGGCTCCACGTCGGTCGGCAGGGTCGGCCGGGTCTCGCTCGGCGGCGTAGCCGACCAGGTGCTGCACAGTGCGCCGGTGCCGGTGGCGTTGACACCGTACGGCTTCCGCGCCGAGCCGGACACGACCGTACGCCGGATCACCGCGAGCTATGGCGCGACCAGCGGCGCCGATCAGTTCGCGATCGCCGCAGCGGAGCTCGCCATCGAGCTCAATGCGGCACTGCGACTGGCGTCCTTCGCCGTACGCCCTGGTCCGGTCGTCTCGGCCGGCGTCGGTCTGCACGCCGAGGACACTGTCGTCGGCGAGTGGCGCGATCACATCGAGCAGCTGCATCACCGGGCGCTGACAAGGCTCGCCAGCCGTCCGGCGGTGCCCCGTTCGGTGGACACGGCGGTCGGCTTCGGCGCGGACTGGCGAGAGGCCGTCGCCGACATCGGCTGGTCGACAGGAGACCTGCTCGCCGTCGGCTCCAGCTCGGTCGGACCGCTGTCCCGCGTCTTCCTCGGCTCGCGTGCCTCCAAGATCGTCCGCAACTCCCCAGCGCCGGTGCTCGTACTGCCGCGCGGCGCGGTCGACGACCTGACCGACCGCGCCGACCAGCCGCCGGCCTGACCGGAAAATCAGGTGGCCTGCGTACGCGATCTGGATACGGTTGCGCGGTGCCTGAGCTGAAGCGGCTGGACGCCGAACTTGGTCCAGCGGTCCTGGCCTTCGAACTGGCGAACCGCGCGTACTTCGCGGCCTCGATCTCCGACCGCGGCGACGACTACTACGAACGGTTCGCCGACTGGCACGGCGACATGCTCGCCGAGCAGGAGGGCGGCACCGGCGCCTTCTACGTGCTCGTCGGTGAGGATGGCGCGGTTCTCGGCCGGTTCAACCTTTATCGCATCGACGACGGGTCCGCCGATCTCGGTTATCGGGTCGCGCGGGAGGTCGCCGGCCGCGGAGTGGCGACCGCGGCGGTCCGGGACCTGTGCCGGCTGGCGGCCGAACGACACGGCCTGCGGAGGCTGCGCGCGGCCACCTCCAGCGCGAACATCGCGTCGCAGAAGGTGCTGGCCAAGGCCGGCTTCGTCGCGGTCGGTCCGGCCGATCCCGCCGACCTCGGTGGCAAGCCCGGCACCTGGTACGAGCGCGATCTGCGAGCGTTGCGCGCCATAGGCTGACCACATGGACTCGACTCACTACGGCGTGCGGTCGATGAGCGCACCGCTGCGGCGTGTGCTCCTCCGCAAGCCGTCCACGACAGGCAATTTCGCGGCGGCCGACTGGCGTACGCCCGATCCACGGCTGCTGATCGACCAGCACGAGGCATTCGCCACGCTGCTGGCCTCACTTGGCTGCGAGGTCGTGGTCGCCGACGCAGTCGACGGCCTTGTCGACTCCGTGTATGCACGCGATCCCGCGCTGGTCACCGGCCGCGGCGCGGTCCTGTTCCAGATGACCAAGCCGGTGCGCCAGCCGGAGCCGGAGCTGCTCGGCGCCGCCTTCGAACAGGCCGGCGTGCCGGTCATCGGCCGGCTCACCGGTGACGCGTACGCCGACGGCGGCGACTTCATCTGGCTCGACGAGCGGACGCTGGTGGTCGGCCGCAGCTATCGCACCAGCGAGTCGGCCGTGACGCAGCTGCGTGAGCTGCTGGCCCCTGAAGACGTCACGGTCGTCCCGGTGGACATCCCGCACGCCACCGGACCAGAGCACGTGCTGCACCTGATGTCGTTCATCTCGCCGGTCGCCGACGACCTCGCGGTGGTCTATCCGCCGCTCGCTCCGGTCAGCCTCATGCAGACGCTCGCCGCGCGCGGCATCACCATCGTGCCGGTGGACGACGAGGAATACCTGACGATGGGATGCAACGTCCTGGCCGTACGGCCGCGCGTCGCGGTGCTCGTCGACGGCAACCCGCGGATCCGCGCGGCGCTGGAGACACACGGCTGCCAGACGCACACGTACGACGGCTCCGACGTGTCGGTGAAAGGCGACGGCGGACCGACCTGTCTCACCGCACCGCTCTGGCGCGGCTGACCGTCAGAGGCCGATGCGCGCGGCGCGGCGCAGCACCGCCGGTGAGACGCGCGACAGCAGCCGCGCGACCTTCGCCTCCACGGTGACAGGCACGACCGCACGGCCGTGCCACACCGCGCGGACGATCTCCTTGGCCACGCCTTCGGGACCGAAGTTGCGCCGCGCGTACGCCTTGCTGACACGGGCGCGCTGGCGCTGCTGTTCCGCCTCCGGCATGGCCGAGAACGTGCTGGTCCGCGTGATGTTGGTGTTGACCATGCCCGGACAGATCGCCGAGACGCCGATGTCGTGGTCGGCCATCTCGGCCCGCAGGCAGTCCGACAGCATGAAGACGGCGGACTTGCTGGTCGCGTATGCGGTGAGCAGCTTCGTCGGCAGATACGCGGCGGCCGACGACACGTTGACGATGTGGCCGCCCTCGCCGCGCTCGGCCATCGCGGTGCCGAAGGCCTGGCAGCCGTAGATCACACCCCAGAGGTTGACGTCCAGGACGCGCTGCCACTCCTCGGTGGTGGTGTTGAGGAACGTGCCGGAGTGGCCGATGCCGGCGTTGTTCACCAGTACGTCCGGCACGCCGTGCGTCGCGATCACGTCGGCGGCCCATCCGTGCATTGCCTTCTCGTCGGCCACGTTCACCTCGTACGCGTGCGCCGGTGGTCCGACCAGGGCGGCCAGCGTGGCCGTACGCTCCGCCGCCGCCAGGTCGATGTCGCCCACGACGACCCTGGCGCCCAGCCGCGCGAAGGCGAGCGCGGTGGCGCGGCCGATGCCGCTGCCGGCACCGGTGACGACGACCAGCTTGCGGTCGAACGCGCGCTTCTTCGGCGCTCCGACGCGCGCTCGTGCGAGCTCCGGCGACGCGTCACCGCCGCCGACGTGGTCGATGAGCTCGGTGACCATCCGCGCCACCGCCGGCGCGTGCGTCAGCGGAGCCCAGTGCCGCGCCGCGAGACTGCGCCGCCACAGCCGTGGCGCGTGCATTTCCAGGTCCTCGCTGAGCGCCGCGGACACGTAGTGGTCGCCGCTCGGATGGATGACCTGCACCGGCACCTCGGTCGACCGTGGCCGCGGGTCACTCAACCGCGGCCGCATGTTGGCGCGATAGAGCGAGATGCCGCGTACCGCGTCGCTGGTCAGCGTCGGCGCCGGATGGCCGGCGCTGGGCCGCACGCCTTCGACCGTACGAAGAATGCGGCTCCACCTGGACGACAGGCCGAGCCGCCAGGCCAGCGGCGCGAGCACCGGCAGGTGGAAGGCCACGATGTACCAGGAGTGCAGCTGCTGCACGGCCAGCTGCCGCAGGTGCTTCGGCGTCGGGTTGGTGAGCCGGCGCTGGATCCACTCGCCGACGTGGTCGAGGCAGGGACCGGAGATCGACGTGTACGAGGCGATCCGCCGGTGCGCGCCGGGCTCGGTGACCGCTTCCCAGGCCTGGATCGACCCCCAGTCGTGGGCGACCACGTGCACCGGACGGTCGGGACTGACCGCGTCGGCGACGGCGAAGAAGTCGGCGGCCAGCCGGTCGAGCTGATAGCCGGCCTTGTCCTTCGGTGGCTCGGAGCCGCCGGCGCCGCGCACGTCGTAGGTCACGACGTTGAAGCGCTCGGACAGCTCGGCCACGACCTCGTCCCAGACGATGTGCGTGTCCGGATAGCCGTGCACCAGGACCACGGTCGGCGCGTCCGGATCGCCGGCCCGCTGCGGGGTCGTCCACACCGCCAGCCGGACCTCGCCGGACTGGACCGTCGTCGGCTCAGCGGTCACGCCGCACCATCCTGTCGTGTCAGCTCGCTCCACCCGCGTACGTGCGGAAGATCGTCGTCCAGCCAGTACGCCGGGTTGTCCGGATCGTCGGTGACGACCAGCAGCTCCTCGAACTTTATGCCGACATCGCCAAAGCCGATGTGCGGCTCGACGGCCCACAGGCCCGGCGTCGGCGCGTGCCGCGACGAGCGTCCGTCGGCCCACAGTGGCGAGCGCCCGTGCATCCGCTCGGAGATCAGCTCGCGACCGAGCGTCTGCAGGGTCCGTACGCCGAAGCCGAAGACCGTGAGGCCGCGCGGGCCCGCCGCCTTGATCCGCGTCACCTGGTGGCCGATGACCCGGCCCGGATAGACGCGGTGCCGGTTGTCGTAGCCGTGCCTGGCGATCAGCGCGTCCACGTCGGCATAGATGTCGTCCAGCGTCGCGCGTTCGCGTACGCGCCGCAGGATCAGGTCGCGGTATTCGCGCAGGTCGGCGAAGAGCTGGTCCCAGATCCGGTTGTCGCCGATCCGGCCGCCGTAGCCGATGTCGGCCGTGTAGCCGTCGATGACCGGCGCGCAGTCCAGCACGAACGGCATCCCCTCGCGGAGCGTGCGGCCGCTGGCGAAGAAGTCCAACGGGCCACGGAAATGCCGGAAGGCCGTACGGTCGCCGAACCAGGCGAACGGCACGTGGAAGAAGTCGTCGACGCCGCTCGCGACCAGCTCGTGCCGCAGCTTGCCGGCGGCCTGCCGCTCGGTGACGCCGGGCTCCAGCCAGTCGGCGACCTTCTGCGCACAGGCGTACGCGAGCTGCTGCGCCTCGCGGAAGCCCCCCAGATCGCGGTCGGTGTACGTGAACACGGCGGTCATGCGCATCCCCTCACAGGTCCAGCACAAGGCGGTCGCCGTGCACACGCGACACGCAGATCAACATGTCGCCGGCGGCGCGTTGCGCGTCGGTCAGCCGGCGGTCGCGGTGGTCGACCGGGTCGCTGCCTGGCAGCACGCGCGCTCGGCAGGTGCCGCAGAAACCCTGCTGGCAGGAGTACGCGACGTTCGGGCGCGCGTCGCGTACGACGCTGAGCACCGATCGGTCCGCCGGCACGCGGAGCACGCCGCCGCTGCGACGCAGTTCCACGTCGAGCGGCCGGCCGTCGACCACCGGCGGCGGCGAGAAGCGTTCGAAGTGCAGCGAGCGCGCGCCGGTCGCGCGGAAGCCTGCGCGTACGAGCGCCAGCATCGGCGCCGGACCGCAGCAGTAGACGCTGCCGCCGGCGGCCGCCCCGGCCAGCAGGTCGTCAACAGACGGGACGCCGTACTCGTCGTCTGGCCGGATGAACGCGCGGTCTCCCAGCCTCTCGAGTTCCCCGAGGAAACTCATCGACGCGCGCGTCCGGCCCGTGTAGACCAGTCGCCAGTCCAGCCCGCGGCGAGCCCCTTCCCGTGCCATCGGCAGGACCGGCGTTATGCCGATGCCGCCGGCGATCAGGAGCAGCGGTCCCTCGGCGACGAACGGAAAAGCGTTGCGCGGTCCGCGCACCGTCACGGTCTCGCCGGCTGTCAGGCGGTGGATCTCCCGCGATCCCCCGCCGCCTGTGGAGAGCCGGCGGACGGCGATCCGGTACGCGCGGCGATCCGCGGGGTCGCCACACAGCGAGTACTGCCGGCGACGACTGGACGGCAACGTGACGTCCAGATGGCAACCCGGCTGCCATGCCGGCAGCGGCCCGCCGTCCGGACGTACCAGCCGCAAGCTCACGACCTCGTCGGCCTCGACCCGGCGTTCGGCGATGCGCAGGCGCAGATCGGCCGGACCCGCACCGGGATCCGGCCTGCTGGAGCGGAAGAACCGGAGAGCGCGGGTGTAGCGGTCGCCGACCGCGGTCACCACGCTCAGCATCCGGTCCGGCGGCATGACACGCGGAATCTCTGTCTCGTGGAGTCGGCGGTCGGCCGCGGATGGCATCGCCGGCCGCCGTCAGTGCGCGGCCTGAGCGGCCGGCGAGGAGGCGAGGTACGCGACCGCCTGGCTGGTCGAATATTCCTGGCTCGGATGGAAGCCGGGACGCAGATAGCGGAGCGCGGCGGCGGCCAACTGGCGGCGCTTCGGCAGCAGGCCGCGCTTGGCGGCACGGCCGACATCGCGCCAGCGCAGCCGCTGACCGCGCAGCTCCGGGTCGTTGGCGATCATGAATCTGGTGCCGCGGATCCACATCAGGCCGATCATCGGCGCGACGATCGCCATGGCACGCAGCCGCCGCACGTACCGCCGGTCCAGGTGCCGCGCCAGGTCGAACGCGACGGCGCGATGCTCGACCTCCTCGGCCGCGTGCCAGCGGAGCAGGTCGAGCATGGTCGGGTCGATGCCGGCCTCGTCCAGCGCCGAGGCGTTGAGCATCCAGTCGCCCATGTGCGCGGTGAACTGCTCGATCGCCGCGACGATCGCGACCCGCTCGACGAGATACTGCTGTACCGTACGCTCCGGCAGGTCGTCGCGGGTGCCGAGCACGCGGCGGAAGATCCACTCGACGCGATCGGTGAACGGCCGCGGGTCCAGGCCGCGCGCCAGCAGGTGGTCGAGCACCTCGCTGTGCGCCTCGGCGTGCACCGCCTCCTGGCCGATGAACCCGAGCACCTGCTCGCGCAGCGTGTCGTCGCGGATCTGCGGCAGCGCCTCCTGGAAGAGCCGTACGAACCAGCGCTCGCCTTCCGGCAACAGCAGATGCAGCACGTTCATCACGTGGGTCGCCATCGGCTCACCGGGGACCCAGTGCATCGGAAGCGCGGACCAGTCGAAACGTACGTCCCGTGGCTGCAGGACCAGGTTGTCCGGCTCGCACCTACCAGGAGCCTCGTCGGTGGTCACGTCGGTCGCCTCCATCCGTCACCCGGCCGGCTTACCTGCTACCAAGTGTCGCATGAACTACTTTCAGCACGGTAACTTACTGTGGAGTAGATAGCAATGATAGAAATTCCGTCGGATCTATCGCCAACGACCTGACTCATGAGTAGGGTCCGGGTCGGAGCGTGTGACGCGCACCACCCCCAGGACAGCCAGCCCTCCCACCGAGCAAGGGGTCGCCAGTGGTCGATGCCCGGTTGAGGCAGTCGCCGATAGCGCGCGGACCGGTCGCGAGCGCCGCGGCCGAGGTGGGGCTGCTGCTCGGGTTCGCCGTTGAGACCGCGATGGCCGTCGGCCGGGTCGTACGCCGGCGCCGGTTCGCCTGGCGGGAGTGCCTGGAGCAGACCTGGTTCCTGGCCGCGGTCACCAGCATCCCGTCGGTGCTGGTGATGATCCCGCTCGGCGTGGCGGTGGCCATCACGGTCGGCTCGTTCGCCAGCCAGATCGGCGCCGAACGCTACAGCGGAGCGGTGGTCGCCTTCGTGATCATCGGCCAGGCGGCACCGCTGGTCTGCGCACTGATGATCTCCGGCGTCGGCGGCTCGGCGATCTGCTCCGACCTCGGCGCACGCAAGATCCGCGAGGAGACCGACGCGCTGGAGGTGCTCGGCGTGTCTCCGGTGGAGCGCCTGGTCCTGCCCCGGATGATCGCCGCGGTCGTCGTGACGGTCCTGCTCGACGGCGTGGTGATGGCGGTCGGCATCGGCGCGACGCTGATCTTTCACGTCCAGGTGCTGCACGGCACCGCCGGCAGCTTTCTGGCGACCCTGACGCAGTACGCGCGTCCGGAGGACTTCGTGCTCGCCGAGATCAAGGCGGCGACCTTCGCGGTCATCGCCGCGATCGTCGCGAGCTTCAAGGGCCTCACCGCCAAAGGCGGACCGCAAGGCGTCGGCGACGCGGTCAACGAGTCGGTGGTGCTCTCGTTCATCCTGGTCTTCGTCGCCAACACCGCGATGACCGAGCTCTATCCGCTCATCGTGCCGGCCCGGGGCGCGTACTGATGGCCGGCCCGTACGTCGCCGGCGTCTGGGCGGTCCGCGCGTACCAGCGGACTGTCGACGCGCTGGCGATGGTCGGCCGGCAGTTCACCTTCTACGTACGTGCACTCGCCGCCATCCCGCGTACGCTGCGCCGCTATGGCAAGGACGTGGCCAGGCTGGTCGCCGACATCAGCTTCGGCTCCGGCTCGCTGCTGGCCGGCGGCGGCACCGTCGGCGTCATCTTCGCCATGTCCTTCGTCGCGAGTACGCAGGTCGGCCTCGGCGGTTACCAGGGGCTCGACCTGATCGGCCTGTCGCCGATCACCGGCCTGGTGGCCGCGCTGGCCAACACACGGGAGATCGCGCCGGTCGTCGCGAGCATCGCGCTGGCCGCGAAGGTCGGCACCGGATTCACCGCTCAGCTCGGCGCGATGCGGATCGGCGAGGAGGTCGACGCGCTCGAGTCGATGGCCGTGCCGTCGCTGCCATATCTGGTGACGACCCGGATGATCGCCGCGTTCGTCGCGGTCATCCCGCTCTACCTGATCGGCCTGTTCGGCTCGTACGTGGCGACCGGCTTCGCGGTGGTGTTCCTGTCCGGGCAGTCCGCCGGCACGTACGACTATTACTTCCACCTGCTGCTCACACCCACGGACGTCCTCTACTCGCTGGCGAAGGCACTCATCCTGGCGGTCGTGGTGACGCTGGTGCACTGCTTCTATGGCTACACCGCGACCGGTGGGCCGGCCGGCGTCGGCAAGGCGGCCGGCCGGGCACTGCGGGTCAGCATCGTGATGATCATGCTGGTCGACGTGCTCCTGACGCTCACGTTCTGGGGTCTGCGGCCGACCCTGCCAGGCGTCGGAGGCACCACATGACGCGGCGCGGCACGCTGGCGGTCCGCGGCGGCCTGGCACTCCTGCTGATGCTGGCCGCGACCGTCGCCCTGATCGTCAACAGCACCGGCGCGTTCAACCGCGATCCCGTGGTCACCGCGACCGTACCGGCGACCGGCGGATCCATCGCGCCACTGTCGTCGGTGCAACACCACGGCGTCGTCGTCGGCACACTGCTGGCCGTCGAGGCCGGCACGCGTACGTCCAAACTGGTGATCCGCCTACGGCCGGCCGCCGTCGACGCGATCCCCGCCAACGTCCAGGTGCGGCTGCTGCCGCGTACGGTCTTCGGCCAGGCGTACGTCGACCTCGTCACGCCACAGTCGGGACCGCACGGCGAGCTGCGCGACGGGTCGATCCTGCGTGCCGACATGTCCGCCGAGACGATCCAGCTCTACCAGGCGTTCAACCGGATCTACGACCTGCTCACCGCGCTGCAGCCGGCGCAGCTGGACGCGGCACTGACCGCGGTCGCCGACGCCGTACGCGGTCGCGGCGATGACCTCGGCACGACGATCGCCGAGCTGGACACCCTGACCCGCCAGCTGCGGCCGACCATCCAGTCCGTCGGCCCCAACCTGCGCGCTCTGGCCACGCTCAGCGAGCAGCTGGCCCAAAGCGCACCGGACGCGTTCCACGCGCTCGACGACGCGGTCGCGATCTCCGCGGTGATCGTCCAGAAGCAGCAGAGCCTGCGCCAGCTGCTCAGCGCCGGCACGTCGCTGGCCGACGAGTCCGACCGGCTGCTCGGCGACAACTCCGGCCGGCTCATCCAGCTGGTCCGGCTCACCGGCCCCACACTGGCGGCGCTGTCCGGCCGGTCGGACCGGATCAGCGACACGCTCACCTCGCTGCACTCCTTCCTGGACAAGGGAAACCAGGTGTTCGCCAGCGGCCGCCTGAAGATGCGCGCGCCGATCGTCTTTCCGCCGCCGCAGGCGTACTCGGCGGCCGACTGTCCGCGCTATCCCGGACTAGCCGGTCCCAACTGCGGCTCGGCGCCGCCTCCGGCCGCGGCGCCGCCACCGGCACCGCCGTCCGGCG
The nucleotide sequence above comes from Fodinicola acaciae. Encoded proteins:
- a CDS encoding cupin domain-containing protein; amino-acid sequence: MSDVVPARPADNEVEDHDWGRLVWMVSGRLGNSTEMTVGRCYIRPGRQNPRHHHPNCDEVLHVLQGTIEHSVDDDRVRMTAGDTISIPRGAVHNARNIGTAEAIFVIAFSSADRQVVPE
- a CDS encoding Gfo/Idh/MocA family protein, with product MSDAVTYQFEYADRLSAVFVGAGGHSYRNIYPSLQYVPVDLRAVCDQQADRAGTYARMFGAAASYTDHREMLERERPTVAFIVTGYHDDGRVQATEIAADCLRAGVHVWMEKPTAASVAEVEMLADLSATTGRYVMTGLKKIFAPAMEKLHSIVHSPEFGRPTSISVRYPQALPAPEQRRDLNAMRGFLDHIYHPAAILHYLMGPVAEMGFQWEPISGASVAMLRFASGAVGTLHLAAGIGPASPLERVEVIGDGANAVLDNGVKLTYYRRGSHGEYGRTGSFLVDDAAAPLHWEPEFSLGQLSNKNLFYLGYVPELQHFCDAVRDGRPPEKGTLADSLAIMRLFDAYRRVSTGESNSLPLDVTQAANRAPGESNE
- a CDS encoding amino acid permease, with amino-acid sequence MAAETGADTGGGQLSRSIGLFQLSTIGIGAVIGTGIFFVLSQAVPMAGPAVVWSFVIAAVVAGLTAVCYAELASAVPVSGSSYSYAYATMGELAAMVVAACLLLEYGVSTAAVAVGWSQYLNQLLDNLFGLRLPELLASAPNEGGIVNLPAVVLVALCALLLIRGTSESARVNATMVMIKIAVLALFVVLGIAGWKADNLANFAPYGLAGVIGASGVIFFTFVGLDAVSTAGEEVKNPRRTMPLAILIALGAVTAVYVLVAVVAVAAQPSARFKDQEAGLAAILQNIVGASWPGTVLAAGAIISIFSVTLVTLYGQTRILFAMSRDGLAPKVFRRVNARTVTPVRNTLIVSVAVAVLAGLIPIDFLSEMTSIGTLVAFIVVSIGVIVLRFTAPDLPRGFKVPGYPVTPVLSVLGCLVIIRNLRPVTILAFVVWTAVVLVWYFSWGIRHSELAKAERDEVSS
- a CDS encoding universal stress protein; its protein translation is MTVVVGLPRGQRASAALHLAALLARSSGDSLVVCAVAPAAWPPGPARVDEEYQQYVEKTNREALESAGLVLPSDLDIILESTRARSVPAGLLETAAKHRARVLVLGSTSVGRVGRVSLGGVADQVLHSAPVPVALTPYGFRAEPDTTVRRITASYGATSGADQFAIAAAELAIELNAALRLASFAVRPGPVVSAGVGLHAEDTVVGEWRDHIEQLHHRALTRLASRPAVPRSVDTAVGFGADWREAVADIGWSTGDLLAVGSSSVGPLSRVFLGSRASKIVRNSPAPVLVLPRGAVDDLTDRADQPPA
- a CDS encoding GNAT family N-acetyltransferase, giving the protein MPELKRLDAELGPAVLAFELANRAYFAASISDRGDDYYERFADWHGDMLAEQEGGTGAFYVLVGEDGAVLGRFNLYRIDDGSADLGYRVAREVAGRGVATAAVRDLCRLAAERHGLRRLRAATSSANIASQKVLAKAGFVAVGPADPADLGGKPGTWYERDLRALRAIG
- a CDS encoding dimethylarginine dimethylaminohydrolase family protein, which encodes MDSTHYGVRSMSAPLRRVLLRKPSTTGNFAAADWRTPDPRLLIDQHEAFATLLASLGCEVVVADAVDGLVDSVYARDPALVTGRGAVLFQMTKPVRQPEPELLGAAFEQAGVPVIGRLTGDAYADGGDFIWLDERTLVVGRSYRTSESAVTQLRELLAPEDVTVVPVDIPHATGPEHVLHLMSFISPVADDLAVVYPPLAPVSLMQTLAARGITIVPVDDEEYLTMGCNVLAVRPRVAVLVDGNPRIRAALETHGCQTHTYDGSDVSVKGDGGPTCLTAPLWRG